The DNA window GCTTCAGTGACCATCTCGACTGCCTCCTCGACCGTCTCCTTCCCGGACACCGGCGCCACGAGTACTCCTTGCGCTGGAGTCCTAGCCGGCGCGCTGCGCGTCAGGAGCCGAGGAGCGTCTCTCCCACCCACGCGGTTGGATCCCAGGGCGAGACGAGACACGCGTCAGCGATCAACGGTGTGTCCGCACGGAACGCCGAGGGGACTATCCCCACCCAATTTATTTTTCCATCCGAAACAGCCCCTCCCGTCTTATCCCAAACACAGCACACTACTCCCCGTCCGTCTCTCCCGCGAAGCAGCGAGCATGTCGCCGGTCACCGCGTTGCTGGCGAGCACGGCCATGCCGCCGGCCCCGTCCCCATCCCAGGCGCCGGCGAGGCAGCACGCCCGCCACTATTCCGTCGGCTTCTTCCCCTCGCTGTCCGGCGGCGGTCGTGCGGCGCTGGCGGTGGAGTGCTCGTCGCGGCCGCAGAAGAAGGGGACGCAGTATCCGCCGCTCCCTCCCGACTGGACGCTCGTCGCGTCCGGCGCCACGGTCGACGTGAAGGAGGCCGCCGCCGCGACCCCCGACCTCGAGGTGGCCgcacccgccgccgccgactGAGGCCGCCGCGGCGTGTCGCTAAAGTTGTTCCCTTGAACTCTCCGCATACGCTGTTTCCTTCTGAGATTGTTATAATGTTAATGGCTGCCCTGATTTTGTGATTATAAATTTAGAATCTTTTATGGTAGTATGGCTGCCGCTGTCCAATTCAGTCCGTTGCTTGATGATTTCTTGGTTGCTTGCTGTGTGCAACGCTGATTCAGCTAGTCCATGCCGCCAGTGGTAGTGTAGATTGATTAGTTAGTCCATTGCTGGTTCAGTTACATATTGCGTTGCTCAGTTAAGTTATAATGGGAATGGGAAATGGATTGCCAAATATAATTTTCAGGAAAAAAGAACAAGCTGCCCAACAGGACATCTCCCAAGAGTTACTGAACTTGTATCTTGTTTGACCTTAGCAGCTGAGCTGGCTCTGTTTGATTTGGGCAGTTGCCTGGCACTGGGGGAGATTCTGTAAACAGTAAACTCGGCTTATATAGATGGCAATGGCACCAACAGCCATTGAACACCAGCACATTATACTAATTTTAGGAAGTAGTAGTTTGGTTCCCATAGGGACTCAGGATAGTTTCTGACCTAATTGTTTGTAATGTTGCCTTAATTCATGTGCTGTGGAAAGGACTTCCCCACAGCAACATGTTACTAACTAGGAGCATATATGGTCCTGAAACTGTACCATTTTGATTAAGGGGTAGGGGTTggttgtgcttttgttggagcaTAATTGTGTGAATTCCGTATGCTACCTGATGGCTCAAGACCATCTGTTTTTTTTCCCACTTGACTTGTCCCTCCAGTAGCCAGACAGGTAGCTGTGGTTGTTGGATGTTTTGCAAGATATTTAACTATATCCTTCTTAAGTTTTTACAAGAAAGCTTGCTTTACCTATATTTAACTATATCCACCGTCTTCAAAAACCATCATTACCAGAGTTTTTACATGTTTATCATTGGAGAGAGGAATGTTTATAATTTTGTGCCATTTTGGCCTATGTGGCATGACATGTAGGATTTGCTTATGTACTCTTTTAGGTCGGCTTCAGCTGAGAGTCTTCTTCCGTCCAAAGTGAAAAAAGAGGCAGAGGCTTCAACTTGAAGCCTTAGCATGTGTTTGGTTCTAGGAACAACCAGGGATGTGACGGGGCAAACCTATTTTTCATAGTGTTCGGTTTGGGGGCGATATGGTGGGATGAGACAGTAGATTCGGGGTCAGCCCTGTTCGTCCAAATCGAGGGTGGTAGGTCATCTAAGCCCTCGTTTAGCTGAGGCCAGAATCGGCGCCGCCGTAGCGCCTGTAGCTACAGTAgctactgtagtatttcgtttgtatttggtaataattgtccaaacgttgactaattaggctcaaaacgttcgtctcgtaaagtacaaccaaactgtgcaattagtttttgatttcgtcaacatttagtactccatgcatataccgtaagtttgatgtgacggggaatcttttttttgcatagtgccaaagtttggatttggggtgaactaaacagggcctaaagtGAAAAGCAAAATTCGGCAGAGGCATCAGCGTGAAGCCTTAGTGAGCCTTGGCAGATTTCCGGTAATAATATAATTGGTTCTGTTATGAAGAAAATAAAACATTTTTCTTCCAGAACTCTAAATTGGGATAAACATTTTCCCCAATTCTCAAAACAATTTAAATTACCTCCTTGCCCAGGATGGAGCTGGTTTTAAAAGAGAGTTTTATCTTTTTTAATTATTAAAAAATCAGGTAAACACATTTTTAAACCAATAAGAATATCTCTTATATTCTAAAAATCTTGAGAAAAGTGCTATCGATAGATGGGGGGCATAAGAAAACtaaataaaatatttggagctcataaaaatgtATAGAGCTGAATAAACTGGAGAGAGCAGTCCCAAATAGGCACTTAGCTCTAAGGAAATATATCCAGAAAACAAATGAGAAGTCCTCAAAAGATTTGTAAGAAATGTCTAAAAGCGTTATAAAAAAAGtttacacacacaaaaaaaagatGCAACTAGTATGAATGCAACACACAATATGAGATCCAACCAGAACCTTTTATGCTAGTCCAATGGCTTTTGTTGTCCAATTCAGTGTGTTGCTCAATGATTTCTTGGTTGTTTGCTATGTGCAAAAGTGCTTCTGCTACCACAGAGGCGGCAACGCTCGAGAGTTCCCTACCGCTGCACCGCCTGGCGTCTCTGCTCCGTGCAGAGCTGCAATAACTTCCCAAGTCTCAACTTGCGCTCCAAGATTCTAGTTTTTAAGAGCATCTTCAGGAATTTCAGCAATGACCCTTAAAAAAGGACGTCTATTTAGAATTTACGTGCTGTTTGgcagtgccggtcctaggatttgAGGGCCCTCCGGCGAACTTGTCACGACGGCCCctctaaaatcttataatatataggcgttaattttacttataaaacaaaaacaatctaataatatatttttaatctaacacctaaattagaagaaaaccATGGCTATATGAGTACAAAATACTAGAAGTCTGAAAGACTATACAAAtatttaatttggattaaaaaatgAACAAGGAAAAAAATACCAAGGGCCTGGACATGAACTGAAACAACTGATCGGCGAGCACAATTCGCAAGAAAGCAGGAACCAAGATGTCGTCGTCATGGAGCCCTTCCTGGTCGCCGTCGTCATGCTCCGTGTCCATGTCTTCGGCAGTCTAGCTCTCCAAGGCGGCACGGCTCGCTGGCTCCGCGTGCGTGCATCGGTGCGTCGCGAACTCACGAGTCACAATTAAAGTGTGCAGCATGGCTTCTCTGCTTGGGAAAGAAAGGCCGACATTGTCTTATTGGGTCACCTGGTCAGTTCTCTATCTCTCTTCTGTCTTCTCATTAGTTTGTTGATGATGCCTAATGGACTATAGGGTCTAGGGGTTTGTATATCTAGACTTAGCCCCCTTCCTGCTGGGTCCTCGTCTGTCGCACCCCGTGCTCTCCCCCTAGGGACGACACTCTGTTTGGTTAGATCTTTTCGCCTAGAAATCAGCTCACATAGAGAACAAATAGATTGATGCTAGCCATTTGGTTTGACTACTTGGTGATCAATTATGACATAAACGGCTACATGCCCATAGCACGTTGATCTTGCTTCCCCTCTGACCCTATGACATCCCGCTGGACCATGACTTCCACTCGTTGGGGAGCCACTGCTACCATCGCCACTGCACAACGCAAAGGGAGAATGAGGCTACATTAGGGAGCTGCGCAGGGAGAAGGCTGCCGCCCAGGGAGCCACACCGAGGAGAAGGAGGACGCATCGGGAGAAGAGGTCGCACTGGAGAAGGTGTGGGGTGGAAGCTAGGCTGAAAGAGAAGGAAGACGTGCTGTGGACGTACTTGTGTTGAGACAGGAGGTTTCCTCGCTAGGGCAGAGAGATGCCGATGCTGGGAAGGAGTGGCGGGGATGGAAGAAGGTAGCCCTGTCGGTGAAGGGTGCATCAAGAAGGACCAATGCGGACGCTGGGAGGAGGGATGCCGCAGTGGATGGACCACGACATCAAGTGACAATGGCGCCTATGGAGGCATCGCGGATGGGAGTAGAAGTGTGCGGGTGGGGGAAAATGAACTAGCACAAGCTTTGTTACTTTTGAGGGTCAGAGTAGTAGGGACCACGACATCAGGGAATGAGGGCTTGAGGGTGAAATGTGAGGCTTCCTACTTTTGAGGGTCAGAGTAGTAGGGACCCTGTTGAAGGGTGTTTTTAATCCCTCGGCCCTCAAAATGAAGGCAGGGAGATTAGAAGCCTCAGTAGAGATGCCCTTAGCCTATACCTTAATTCTAGGAGATAAATTTGGCAACATCGTCCATCGTCGCCCACATCATTGGTGCTCACTTCCTAATATGGAGATGAAATGTCAGGTGCATAACTACCGACATAAATTTGGCCCACACCAAGATTATAGGTTTATAAGAGCATCTTCAACAATTTCAACAATGGCCCTTAAAACACGATGTGTATTTAGAATCGAAGGGTTACTATCTTCTACTCTTACTTTCGAGCTCTTGTTTTGTAGACTCAACTT is part of the Miscanthus floridulus cultivar M001 chromosome 9, ASM1932011v1, whole genome shotgun sequence genome and encodes:
- the LOC136482262 gene encoding large ribosomal subunit protein cL38-like; the encoded protein is MSPVTALLASTAMPPAPSPSQAPARQHARHYSVGFFPSLSGGGRAALAVECSSRPQKKGTQYPPLPPDWTLVASGATVDVKEAAAATPDLEVAAPAAAD